The Hydra vulgaris chromosome 11, alternate assembly HydraT2T_AEP genome contains a region encoding:
- the LOC136086893 gene encoding ATP-dependent DNA helicase PIF1-like translates to MTEVLVLTQCFRQKDDEQFFGALNEIRFGQVSDKTIDYFMTRCFEKDENLNSKYTRLFFRNIEVDVYNNQKMEIIKQEGYWFYAKDVIKNRNIPCTFQIPAAVYLKIGAIVMLVRNINVEEGLCNGTIGTVILIENNAVWVMMNKKEVKIECVKEEILDCSHAVVGSRFGLPLKLSFSFTVHKAQGSTMNKAVVQFNSKAFNNSLYNVSLSRVCNINDIFIIINNKFDLRTLFKSITVDSDVLEF, encoded by the coding sequence ATGACAGAAGTGTTGGTTTTAACTCAATGCTTTAGACAAAAAGACGATGAACAATTTTTTGGAGCTTTAAATGAAATACGTTTTGGTCAAGTTTCAGACAAAACTATTGATTATTTTATGACACgttgttttgaaaaagatgaaaatttaaactctaaatatacaagattattttttagaaatatcgAAGTGGATGTTTATAACAATCAAAAAATGGAGATTATCAAACAAGAAGGGTATTGGTTTTATGctaaagatgttattaaaaatcgAAATATTCCATGCACGTTTCAAATTCCAGCGGCTGTTTATCTTAAAATAGGTGCTATTGTTATGCTTGTAAGAAATATTAATGTGGAAGAAGGTTTGTGCAATGGTACTATTGGTACCGtcattttaatagaaaataatgcAGTTTGGGTGatgatgaataaaaaagaagtcaAAATTGAATGTGTCAAAGAAGAAATTTTAGATTGCTCTCATGCTGTCGTAGGCTCAAGATTTGGTTTGcctttaaaattatcattttctttTACTGTTCATAAAGCTCAAGGAAGTACCATGAATAAAGCCGTTGTTCAATTTAATTCAAAGGCTTTTAATAATAGTCTTTATAATGTTTCTTTATCACGAGTTTGTAATATTAacgatatatttataattattaataataaatttgatttacgaacactatttaaaagtattactgTTGATTCTGAtgttttggaattttaa